The genomic DNA tgagatggttgatgccttcatctcctctgccggtcggtgggagaagttgtgatacttctggcatgaaaggcatgtagatactgtccgagcggcatctgcttgtaaagttggccaaaagtatccggccaagaggatcttcttggctaacgagcgtccgcccggatgacctccacatgatccttgatgtacttcctggaggatgtaagctgagtcctccgagctcacacattttagcagaggacgcgagaaagctttcttgtaaagctgatctccgatgagtgtaaaccgaccggctcttcttctgaggagccgggctgcatattcatcggatggtgtggtgcccgaacggaggaattctataataggtgtcctccagtcacttggaaacgcgaggccttgcatccggtcgacatgcgccaccatcagcgttttttcaattaatggcgaccggcgttattgagctcgcgagtttggccaactcatcggctgcctggttctccgttcggggaatcttctgaataagcacttctcggaaagtagctttgagtttttcaaaggcctcagcgtagagtttaagccgaacacagttgatttcaaaggtgccggaaagttgctgagcggccaactgtgaatccgaatagagagttacccgaccggcccccacatgtcgtgccgcctgtaatccggctataagggcctcatactctgcctcattgttggtggccttgtagtccagccggacggataggtgcatcttttcttcttgcggtgagataagtaatatcccaatcccgcttccgagtcgagtggaagacccatccacatatatcttccacagAGCTTCTGtacctcggtcacaaaatcagccaaggattgggctttaatcgccgagcgggctggtattggatgtcaaactcgcttaattctcgtccacttgataagccgtccggacgcttctggaaccgagtggactgttcgtcggacaatgattgtgtgggccaagaaataggcgccgagcggctagaaccaatgcaaaggccaacttctcgagcccggtgtagcgagattcagcatctttcaaaatatggctcgGAAAATACACCGCTGCTCTcttcacaagtgctgagcctaagATGCTCGATTGACGACAAATACATATAATGACTcgcccgatcggcttggcaagacAGTGTggaattcagatatgttttcaactcttcaaatgctcggtcacactcttcgttccactggaacttagtagcttgcgtaggatcttgaagaatggcagtcGGCagctttggagatgaatctggacaaagcagttatccgaccggtcaaccgttgcacttcccttgtgtttctgggaggaagcatgtcttgcagagctttcaccttgttgggatttgcttcgatcccccgctcggtcactatataccccaagaaacgccctcctttagctccgaacaggcatttctggggatttagcttgactccatatttgcgcagtgttcggaaggtttcttccatatccttgaaaagatccgccgctcggacggatttgataagaatgtcgcccACGTAAACTTCCAGTTCCGCCCGATCcgctccttgaataccttgttcatcaagcgttgataggtggccccgcattcttcaatccgaacggcatcacattgtagcaatatgtgccgtgcTACGAAGCTCACCTTTCTTGATCTTCGGGCAGCGGTACGTGATAGCCccgtaggcgtcgagcatgctaATTAACTCacaccggccgtagagtccacctatcggggcagaggataaaaatctttgggacatgctttgtttaagtcccaaagtcaatgcaaactccttgtcgcccggcttggagaccaataccacgttggctagccagctcgggaactgcactatGGCCGGCCTCccgagtttctctacttccgcccggattatggcattctgctcggcgctaaaatctctttttttctgctttactggccgagcgtcaggtcggacatgcaactcatgttgcgctaggctaggcgaaattccgggcaactcgtgtgtcgaccaaacaaagacatcatgattttgctggaggcattggatcagcttcttcttctgtttttcctctagatctgaggcgatgaaagtggtggcctccgatcgggtcggatggatctgaactttctccttttcatcataaattaaagcaggaggtttctcggttatggcgtgtacctcgattcgggggaccttccgagcggaagaagcttctgctcggatcatctctatatagcaacgccgagcggctagttgatctccccgtacttctccaaccttgtcctccacgggaaattttatcttctggtggaaggttgagacaaccgctcggaattcgccgagcgccggtcgtcccaaaatgacgttgtaggatgagggagagtcaaccaccacgaagtttgttgtcctggtcctcctgagcggctcttctcccagcgaggtggccaaccggatttgtccgaccggctgaacttcattgcccgtaaacccgtagagcggggtcgtcattggaagcagctcggctcgatcaatttgcagctgatcgaacgccttcttgaatagtatgttgaccgagctccctgtgtcaacaaatatgcggtgaatggtgtaatttgctattaccgctttaatgagcagcgcgtcgtcgtggggtacttctactccttccaagtctccgggcccgaaagtgatttccggtccacttgcccgctcttggctacagccgaccgtatggatctgcagctgccgaacgcctgcctttcttgctcggttggagtctcctccggtcggcccaccagcaataacgttgatttcgccccgggaagtattgctcctgttttcttcctcccgagtggatggtcgggaccgttccctggacgtccggcgactttcctgtcttggggatctatgccgatcggacgtatggtgatgtcgcctctctatgcgggtccggtcggcttcctgggtcctttgcctcgtgttgaggggaggagaccgtcgttcggctctccggggaacaggattggacacaaagggaaggcttcggcaatccctcgtgttgtgcgtatccgtttggtggaatttgcataacattggggtccacctcttctttggcttgggccgagcggcagccacttcttgcacgtgcgatctggtgtggggagatcgaattgcttcagcccttggtcctctaggtggttgctgagcggagtgctgcttccgctcggcatgaacaagtgcacgctcggttggagcttcttttttccgagcggcttgcgcttcttccacgtttatgtattcgttggcccgatgtagcatgtgatcatagtctcggggcggctttcggatgagcgacctgaagaagtccccatcaacaaggccttgtgtgaaggcgttcatcatcgtttccgatgtggctgttgggatgtccatcgccacttggttgaatcgctggatgtaagctcgaagcgattcttttggttcttgcttgatggcgaacaagctaacgcTTGTTTTCCGATAACGCCGGCTgctggtggaggaaggccgttcggaagtccttgaagcttgtgatggatccgtccggcagtctccgaaaccgGGCCGATCCCagagcgtggtaaggaagactcggcacttcactccatcgatGTATTGGTGAGctgtattatcaaacttacccaaatgatcatccggtccgttgttccattatactcgatcgtaggggcacgtagtgcttgggcgaGGATCTCGAATGGCTTCCAAAATTGGCGGTTGGTCCGCCGGAGATGAGTCCGTCCGGGAGCTTTCCCTTCCgccatcccgccttggcatttcatccgaggaagatcctaTATCTCTTGGTGGCGTGGCTCgtgggtgcgaaataaggcccgtggaatgcgacggtggtcggaggtgcttccgctcgccCCGACGCGGACGTTGCTGTTGCTCCGCCGGCGGATGCTTTTGctttgctccacgagtttggcCCTTATCTCGACAGCGCCGAGTTCCTCCCTTGAAAGCGCCACCGCAGGCCGccgcctcgtccattgtctcgcCGGATGCGTGAGCGTtcccagacggcgccaatttgatcctgtccaaccaacagacactgggcacgtggcgctccaaggctcgctgatgtaggtctccaactagtgtcgagatgctccggctatcctgcacggAAGTCGAGcccgacgaccctccgacgctcaagtcagataaatcacgatgaacaaggtggctccagaagtctcagagtacataccagcctcccttgtcgatgaaacctgaggttctttatatagagctgtgaaaggtttgggcacgcgtaccaaggtgcataagtgtccccggtcctatcctaggtatgcggctgtcagaaagcttacctgacccatatcgctacagtcagagcatgccctcgatgggacagcagaatcccctgtcacaagatttggagcatgacacacacgtgaaacctacaggttgtcagagaaagaaatcctctggccctttcctttgctccaaacttgtagtccgagcggaaagatacctaaacatccgaccggacatccgcagtggtttacttgtgctttgtggagactaacaaacaggggcgctttatgactgtgatcggtcaaaaggtcagctcggtccatgacctttttaactgagcgtcggaaccccgatttgacagggtgcctaccaactataagtgcaaaccggccggacccttccgggtactcgattccatcggccggccggcagtccagtcggaccggccatctatggccgtccgtccggtcggaccacactctcctctgggtgggcggctgttccggtgacttccacttggcgttgactttgccagagaaggggggggcccgctcttactaccggatcaatatAAATAAAAACTCTTCCAATAAAAGTGATTATGATATAGATGCATCAAATTCTAACAGAACATCATCTaagttaaacataaaattaaaggTCTTTCCATAGGCATaggcataggcataagcatacatAGTGACAAATCAAGTACACGTTGCTCATGAGAGAAAACATTATTAGGATGAAAAGTGATACATTATGTAGCCTTACATTTTTAATATTTAGAAGTCACTATATCATCACTGGTAAGTAAAACACTTTTTATATGATATATTAGTCTCAActctatatatttttataattgaaTAAAAAAGACAAAACAAATGTCAATTGATCAAGTTAATGACTAGGAATGGAACTCCTAATCCAAGTATCTCACAGTAGGTCAATTACATTATAAATCTAATTTTATCAACTAGCAATTATCAACCCTAGAACATGACTATAATTTTAGCATACATCATAGTAAAATAAACTAGGAATGGAAAACAAGCTGAGCCAAGACAAGCATGGTTGTATTCAAAAGCAATCTAACTTTAACCAAGGATTCCCGTGTGTAAGAGATCAGAATGTTGAATTGGCAAATTCAATAGACCTGCTCATAGGAATGGAAACCAAGCTGAGCCAAGACAAGCATGGTTGTATTCAAAAGCAATCTAACCTTAACCAAGGATAAATGATACGAAATACAACTGAAACTTTAACCAAGGATAACTTCAATAGACCTTGCTTAGGCAGGAGGGGACTTGCGGCGACGGCAGGAGAGGGGAGAGAGCAGCGCTCGGCAATGGAGAGAGCAGAGTTCGGCGATGGAGAAAGCTGAGCTTCGCGAGGGAGAGAGCAGCGCTCGGTGGGGAGAGCTGCAGCAGATCTCAGAGGCACGGCGAGGGCGAGAGGCGCGGCGAGGGAGATCAAAGGCGCGGCGAGGACGAGAGGCGAGAGGCGCGGCGAGGGAGATCAGAGGCGCGGCGAGGGCGAGAGGTGCGGCGAGGGAGAGAGCAGAGGCGCGGCGAGGGCGAGAGGCGAAAGGTGCGGCGAGGGTTGATGTTGCGGCTTCTCTCTCGCTGcgatgcttttttttttttttttctcacgcGCTTATTTCTTTGGTTCACTTTCACGGCACCGCAGCTGACGTGGACCTCGCCGCATTTTCGCTGCACCATAAGCACCGCAGCATATaaattctctatatatatatatatatgtcttgcTCTTGCTTTTAGTTTTAGAAAATCGTACGTGTAAAGATATACATGCCGAGGATGAATCTTAACTGGAATCCCCAATTAGATATCTGGATTAAAGCCACTCGATCGTACAAGATTGTTTCCCAAGATTTTTCCTGACGGCACGGCActgctttgaattttcttctactacGTACCGCTCCTAGCTAGCTTCCCTCTCTCTATTTATACACAGAGGACGGACGAGCGATTGAACTTTGAAATCAGTAATTATATTTTCAGCGATCGATCGGTGATGGCGGAGGAGAGTACTGTGAGGAGGGGAGAGGACTTCGGCTGCTGCGGCGGCGGAGGGTGGAAGTGGACGGAGGAGAGGCACGCGTGGTTCATGAATAGGCTGGAGGAGTCCGTCGTGTGGGCCGTCGTCGGCGCCGGCTTTGCGCTCGACCGGGTCATACCCGACAGCGCCACCGAGTCGAACCGAGGCCCCGTGAGCCACCAGCGGTCGGATCGGTTTGCGCGTCCACGACCTCAGCGGCGGCGGCGGAAAGAGACGAGATTTGGTTGTCAGGAGTCGTGCAGCAGCAACAGTGACACGTAGGATTGAGTTCCTTAGCGGTTGGCGTTCTTCAATTGTTTCTGttcttaagaagaaaaaaaattcttcgttttcttttcttctgatttttgttttttattttattgttccaCGGGTAACGTTTGATTCTTATCACATTATGTAACTTGACGACTGTGTTTTGTCAATATAACTGAATTATTCAGTTACCAATTGCTTATTAATCATGGAAAAGTTCGATTCCttgaaacaaacaaacaaaaaatggcAGAAAACTTTGATACTCTCTAATTCGTTTTTATTCTTGGCAACGCCAGTTAAATCACAAGTGTGTTGTCCGTTAATTGCTAGAACCCAGCGTAGGACATTTGAAGTTTAAGATTCTAAATGCCATGTATtatgaggatttttttttttttccaatttgtaGTGAATTCGAGAATGCATTCTGACTATTAAGATGGATTTTCACGTGCATGAGAAGACCGACTATCATGACGGATCTTCATGTATATTTCCCTCATTTATTTTGAtgactaattaaaaattttcatagGATCAAATTAATCATCCCAGGATTAGATATTTAATACTAacgaaaaaaattaataaaataaatgtgTTACTGAGTCATCATCTAGCGAGAATCTAAATATCCAATGAGAACCTTTTATGGACAGTCTCCAACGAATCTAGTGTTTCTGTTTACCTGGGGAAGTATCTAAATATCTTAAATCATATCTCCTATATCATCCAAAATGATGTGCCACAGTCTAATTTTGATATTCTCAATTTATATCCAAGTACTAAACTCATATCTAGCGGCTACCTCTTCCTTTTTCAATTTGATTCTTAATATGCACTCAATTACTCTACGCGTGCTTGGACCAAAATAGTGTTATTAAAGACAACTTGTGCTCacaaaaacttagaaaaattGTGGACAAAACTTGGAAAAATTGTGACCAAATTGCTCAAATTGCTTAACATGATGTTTTTGAGAAAGTAATGGAAAAGTTTCTTTTTTTGATCTTACAAAAGAGACTATAATGTCTATCATCCAATTCTATAAGGATGTTTTACTTGACCCCAAACTGGTGAAGAAAAGGCAGGACAGGGCCCTATTCGGTATTCATACAGTACACACATAATTACATCAGTATATTATTTGAAgagtttattgttgtattgtgtTCGAGCCACGAACTGTGATGCCGTGCAAGTATTTGGTGTACCCGTAAAAACTGAACTTACGGTCTTCTGACCTGATCCAGTCTTGTAGAAAGGAATGAGCAATATGAGTGAGGTTCAATTCCTGCAGAGAGCTGTTTTATCATGATCTGGCATAATTAACTAGAAACAAAAATACCAGTATAATACAAGTGACTACAAGCTAGTACCTGAGCCAGCTCTTCGACTGAAACAACCCGATTACCCTCCTGCTCGAAGTGCTGAAATGCTGTGTTTGATATTTGTTCCCATTGTTCCAAAACCTCAAGCTGATAAGGGCTGATTGCAGCAGCACAAAACTCATCAAAGTCCATCCCATTTTGTGATAGCGCATCCAACTGTGAATTATAAATATTTCAAAGTTCTCAACTTACTGCAATAATGAAGATAATTATGCCTAAACAACAAAGCCCTTAACTATTTAATAGCACAAGACAATATGGCTCACTGAATCCATTATCTCAGGAATTCTCGATAATTTCATTGCTTCAGTTGCATTCTGCGAGAGTGCCTGCATAGAGTTCAAATAGGGCACCTCAAACATGAATCACTAAAAAAGGATAATTGAAACAAAATAATTATCACGATGTCTATTATCAATAAGTTATTGCACACTGAAGTGCTTGAATGAAATCAAATAGGCAATATACCATCTGAAAGTTATCGAGATAAATCAATCCATCTTTATTTGGCTGTAgtaacttaaattgcaattgcAGATAGAAGAGTTCATCCTTAGTTATAGCTTTGGATAGTGCCTGTTGAAACAAAAAGATTCTAATAAATTAGAGTAATTCCTGATATAATCTTAAGTTTTGTTCAGAATGCCTGATAATCGTGAAGAAATATCGTGGTCACTTAACAAAATTAAGCTACGTCAAATTGATTGAATATCACTTATATTAAGTCAATCCCCATGACATGTGCAGTACCTTCAATGCAGCCTGTTTTAGAGGAGAAGTGCGGAAGTATAATTTGATTAACCTATATACAAGCATATCCAGAGGAATTTGCCTTTGTTCATTTCGCAACCAAGGGTGAGCTAACACAAAAGAAACATATATTTGTTATCAGATGAAAACCATGACAAAAATAACCAGTAAAAGAGTCGTTTAAATAATTTCGAGAATAGAAGATTTAAATATCATTTagtaatttaatgaatctcatgTATTTTTATAATTGATAACATGAAATTTGAGTGAACAACAGTTTAACAACTTACTCAAAGCCTGAACAGCTGTCATCCTTTTCCTATAATCCTTGTTCAAAAGCCTCTTCACAAAATCTTTAGCTTCTGCAGATATGTCAGGCCACGGTGCATCATCAAAATTAGGATCAGCCCTCAATATTGATCGAAAGATTCCGGATTCAGTTCGTGCCCAGAAAGGTCTACTTCCACATAATAGAATGTAAGTTATGACACCGATGCTCCACATATCTGCTTCAGTGTTGTATGATCTATGTAGGACTTCAGGAGCAACATAGTATGAACTTCCAACAGTGTCATTTAGCCTTTCATCTGTGACCAAAGATTCCACTCTTTAATAATAGCATAAAAATCAGACAAAAAGGTAGATCACATGGCACAATTGATCTGGTAGATAAGATGTTTGGAAGTCATGTGGAAAATTCAGATACATAGTTCCACCAGTGTTGTATAGCTACATATTTGCAATTATCTCAGTTCATAAGGAATAAAAACACAAATTAATACACCCAATAGGACATCTTATCACCTGCTCTGATAAAATCAGAAAGACCAAAGTCAATTAATTTCATCGGAGAACTTTCATCTTTAGTTGTGAAGAGAAAATTCTGTTACAACATAGAGAAGAAGACATCAGCAACAAATATGGGGTTTAATTAAAAGCAAGAATAAGATATAAGAAGCATCAAGCAAAAATAGTGGACCTCTGGCTTTAGATCACGATGCACAACACCTTGAAAGTGACAAAAGGCTACCACGTCCAGCATTTGCGCAACAATTGCTTTTGCATCTTCCTCAGCGTACTTTCCTCTATGAAACAGaaggaataaaataaataaataaataaataagcacTACTCTgaatgaaggctagaaatgaagCTTCTGACGAGTGCAAACAAGTTAATTAAAGAATTCACTTACCTGGACAAGATTCTATCTAATAATTCTCCGCCTTCACATACTCTAAGAAAGAAAATTAGAGAAGCATAGTAAATAACACGTACCAAATACACTAAAAGACTTGGGCACATTGCCTATTGTGAAAGATATGGTAAGAAACAACAACTTAGAGGGTAGATTACATGCATTTGTTAAGAATCTCTGAACAAATGCAAATAACCAACACTTTCAATTTAATTACCTAAGACTGAATGTAGTTAAACATTACAATTGTTAAAAAGAAGGACATGTAATTATTTTATGTAAACCAAACATATGGTAATATTCaaaataaatacagaaataagGCATACTCCATTATGATGTAGACATTGAGGGCATCCTCACATGCTTCATAAaatttaacaagatttttgtGGCCAGACAAAGCTTTCAGAATTTTAACCTCCCTACGAACATCTTCGATCGATATTGGTGTTGTCATCTGTAAACAAACTCAATAAACCATGTGAATGCGCCAATGCATTGACTCTCACGAAGCAATCAAATAGCAATACTTGTTTATAAAGTAGACAAGTATAGTTGGATAATGTCACAGTACCTTAGCTTTGGGAATGATCTTGACAGCAACAGTTTGCCCTTTCATCTCCCCCTTTTTTGCCGTGGCGAAGCACGTATTCCCGAAATGGCCGCGTCCCACCTCCTGCCCGAGATGATACGTCGACCCAAAGTTCTTCCCATATCCGAAGCTCTTATCAAGCAGTCGCTCCGGATCCCCAAGGCCGCCTCCGGTCCCGACCGCATCCTTTTTCTTTGCGGCTGCCTGCCGTTTGGCAAGTGCCGCCTTGATGTGTTTGGCTGGGGACGGCGGCGGGAAGGGCCGTTGGAAGAACCTCTTCGAGGTGGATCTCGCCGGAGTTGGGGATGCGCCGCCGTTTGGGAGAGGGCTGACGTCTCCCGTGGGGTAAGGGCTGGGCCAGGTGGATGACGTCTGCACCGCATGGGGAGGCGTAGCACCAGATGCTTCCGAGTTGTCAGGAATCGTCATTTTCCTCCGGCGCCGGTGCCTTCGGTAACCGTCCTTGACGGAGAAGCACGTCCCGTGGCATTGTCCCATTTCTCCGTCTCCTCCTCCGCCGCGGCGGCCGCGCGCCGACGCAGCGgcttcctctttctcttcctaTTCTGCTTCTCGAATCCGATCGATCAATGGAGGGTCTAATCGGCGCTAAGCCGGTCAGAGGCACGGCATGGGACTGGAGGACGAGAGACGAGGCGAGCAACCAGAGGGCGTTCGTTAATAAATAGTGGATAGCAGAAAGTatcaaactttaattaattacACTCGAGGAGCTAATATGTAAAACCAAAGGACCACAACGTAATACCAATTGTATTTTTGAGTATTTCGTTAAAATCCAAtcgaattaattgaaattaaatttattcGAACTCCGTATTTAGTATGAATTTTCGTCATAAGTTTTATTAGGATCGGACTTGTCCTCCTACCGAAAAGAGTACTATTTTGAAAGGAAGTTGCAGTATAATTATCGCAAGCATATTAATTATTACATTAGGTTGCGTTTATGCATGATAACGTAAACTTATaatgtaataaaatttataatataatatttgtaAAGTAATTAAGATGGTATTTGATTCTGGCTAGAAAGCTAATCAGCTTTaatgtaattaagattatattataatatttattattttatttagtataattttaaaattataatgtaATCTAATCtagattaataataaaattttgtaatcTCTCAATTAAATTACattctaaatttaatatttaattaaaattaaaatgtcaAATATACTTCTAGTCTATTTCTTATATCAATCGGTCTCCAACATCGTTGCCACCACTAGTGCTACCAATCGCCACCGACAGTCGATCACTGCCGATGTCGACCATCGTCATGATCACTAATCGTTGTCAGTAAAAATCACagaatatttttatcattttataatagcATGAAGtatattccttataaaaaataatgaacatcaaataaaaaaatatattcactCTTATAATCAAATATTACATGCATAGTATACAATTCTTTGACCAAATATAGTAActtaatattaattatattaaattacaTTATAAGCTTGATTATATTATCCCTAACCAAATGTAGGTCGACGATGGTGGTCGATAGCGACAACGACGTCAATGACTGGTTGGTGCagat from Zingiber officinale cultivar Zhangliang chromosome 4A, Zo_v1.1, whole genome shotgun sequence includes the following:
- the LOC121969571 gene encoding CDPK-related kinase 3-like isoform X2, which encodes MGQCHGTCFSVKDGYRRHRRRRKMTIPDNSEASGATPPHAVQTSSTWPSPYPTGDVSPLPNGGASPTPARSTSKRFFQRPFPPPSPAKHIKAALAKRQAAAKKKDAVGTGGGLGDPERLLDKSFGYGKNFGSTYHLGQEVGRGHFGNTCFATAKKGEMKGQTVAVKIIPKAKMTTPISIEDVRREVKILKALSGHKNLVKFYEACEDALNVYIIMEVCEGGELLDRILSRGKYAEEDAKAIVAQMLDVVAFCHFQGVVHRDLKPENFLFTTKDESSPMKLIDFGLSDFIRADERLNDTVGSSYYVAPEVLHRSYNTEADMWSIGVITYILLCGSRPFWARTESGIFRSILRADPNFDDAPWPDISAEAKDFVKRLLNKDYRKRMTAVQALTHPWLRNEQRQIPLDMLVYRLIKLYFRTSPLKQAALKALSKAITKDELFYLQLQFKLLQPNKDGLIYLDNFQMALSQNATEAMKLSRIPEIMDSVSHIVLCY
- the LOC121969571 gene encoding CDPK-related kinase 3-like isoform X1 — its product is MGQCHGTCFSVKDGYRRHRRRRKMTIPDNSEASGATPPHAVQTSSTWPSPYPTGDVSPLPNGGASPTPARSTSKRFFQRPFPPPSPAKHIKAALAKRQAAAKKKDAVGTGGGLGDPERLLDKSFGYGKNFGSTYHLGQEVGRGHFGNTCFATAKKGEMKGQTVAVKIIPKAKMTTPISIEDVRREVKILKALSGHKNLVKFYEACEDALNVYIIMEVCEGGELLDRILSRGKYAEEDAKAIVAQMLDVVAFCHFQGVVHRDLKPENFLFTTKDESSPMKLIDFGLSDFIRADERLNDTVGSSYYVAPEVLHRSYNTEADMWSIGVITYILLCGSRPFWARTESGIFRSILRADPNFDDAPWPDISAEAKDFVKRLLNKDYRKRMTAVQALTHPWLRNEQRQIPLDMLVYRLIKLYFRTSPLKQAALKALSKAITKDELFYLQLQFKLLQPNKDGLIYLDNFQMALSQNATEAMKLSRIPEIMDSLDALSQNGMDFDEFCAAAISPYQLEVLEQWEQISNTAFQHFEQEGNRVVSVEELAQELNLTHIAHSFLQDWIRSEDRKFSFYGYTKYLHGITVRGSNTIQQ